One window of the Eucalyptus grandis isolate ANBG69807.140 chromosome 8, ASM1654582v1, whole genome shotgun sequence genome contains the following:
- the LOC104457357 gene encoding LOW QUALITY PROTEIN: probable beta-1,4-xylosyltransferase IRX14H (The sequence of the model RefSeq protein was modified relative to this genomic sequence to represent the inferred CDS: inserted 1 base in 1 codon) yields the protein MDIYGEDVDGNITSNHRLRHPSPVAIAPPPRLPTPTFLLRPLIRISLHCRGTEKEERMKLLAMQQGHPADGQSSAALRGLAPLDSSKSPPATVFWLAVHALCCLGSLVLGFRFSQLLVFLLFSTSPMFRAADETASDNPVLLLSNPSPTTVNQSLTRVAVGRHGILVRPWPHPDPVEVMKAHRIIERVQREQRAQFSAKNPNPRSLIVITPTYVRAFQAMHLTALMHXLMLVPYEVVWIVVEAGGASNETASLIERSGLRTVHVGFEQEMPEAWQDRRSLEVKMRVHALRIVREKNLDGIVMFADDSNVHSMELFDKIQAVKWIGAVSLGILPHSTVDESDQAVSKILNESNSPLTIQGPVCDSANQLIGWRTDNRSHNMHRGASHLDDQGSLLPEKLEWAGFVLNSRMLRKDAEDNPEWVKDLDSLNWDQDVDSPLSLLKDLSVLEPLGNCSRRLMVWQLRVEARPGSEFPKGWLINPPLGITVPSKRPPWPNAPPELPSIENASSEEEETDQHPAENQRHERSFGIKRRHETETAEPELLRREPVEK from the exons TGATGGCAACATCACCTCCAACCACCGTCTCCGTCACCCGTCACCCGTCGCCATCGCCCCCCCACCTCGCCTCCCAACTCCAACCTTCCTCCTCCGCCCCTTAATACGAATCAGCTTGCACTGTAGAGGGAcggagaaagaggagaggatGAAGCTCTTGGCAATGCAGCAGGGCCACCCCGCCGACGGCCAGAGCAGCGCCGCCCTCCGGGGGCTGGCCCCGCTCGACTCCTCCAAGTCGCCGCCGGCGACCGTGTTCTGGCTGGCGGTTCACGCCCTGTGCTGCCTCGGCAGCCTCGTGCTCGGCTTCCGTTTCTCTCAGCTGctcgtcttcctcctcttctccacGTCGCCGATGTTTCGTGCTGCCGATGAAACGGCCTCCGACAATCCTGTCCTCCTCCTCTCGAACCCGAGCCCGACGACGGTCAACCAGTCCTTGACGCGCGTGGCTGTGGGCCGGCACGGAATCCTGGTTCGGCCGTGGCCGCACCCCGACCCCGTCGAGGTCATGAAGGCGCACCGGATCATAGAGAGAGTGCAGAGAGAACAGAGGGCTCAGTTCAGCGCTAAGAATCCTAACCCGAGGTCTTTGATTGTGATCACCCCGACTTACGTGCGGGCATTCCAGGCGATGCATCTGACGGCGCTGATGC TCCTGATGCTCGTGCCGTACGAGGTGGTGTGGATCGTGGTGGAGGCCGGCGGAGCGAGCAACGAGACGGCATCGCTGATCGAGAGGTCGGGTTTGAGGACCGTCCATGTCGGGTTCGAGCAGGAGATGCCCGAAGCCTGGCAGGATCGGCGCAGTTTGGAGGTGAAGATGAGAGTTCATGCATTGAG AATCGTGAGAGAGAAGAATCTGGACGGCATTGTGATGTTCGCCGATGACAGTAACGTTCACAGCATGGAGctctttgacaagatccaggCTGTGAAATGGATCGGCGCTGTTTCTTTAGGAATCCTTCCTCATTCGACTGTGGATGAATCGGACCAAGCCGTTTCGAAAATCTTGAATGAAAGCAATTCGCCACTTACTATCCAAGGTCCAGTTTGTGATTCAGCCAATCAGCTCATTGGCTGGCGCACCGATAATAGGTCACATAACATGCACAGGGGAGCGAGTCACCTAGATGATCAGGGTTCGCTTTTGCCAGAAAAGCTGGAATGGGCCGGTTTTGTGCTAAATTCTAGGATGCTGCGGAAGGATGCTGAAGATAATCCGGAATGGGTGAAGGACTTGGACTCACTCAATTGGGATCAAGATGTTGACAGTCCCCTGTCTTTGCTCAAAGACCTATCGGTGTTGGAGCCACTAGGAAACTGCAGCCGCCGGCTTATGGTCTGGCAGCTTCGTGTCGAAGCCCGTCCTGGTAGCGAATTCCCTAAAGG ATGGCTTATCAACCCTCCCTTGGGGATCACGGTACCCTCGAAGCGTCCTCCATGGCCCAATGCTCCTCCAGAACTCCCATCTATAGAAAATGCAAGCAGCGAAGAAGAGGAGACCGACCAGCACCCGGCTGAAAATCAAAGGCACGAACGAAGTTTTGGGATTAAGAGAAGGCACGAGACCGAGACAGCCGAACCCGAACTGCTCAGAAGGGAACCTGTAGAAAAGTGA
- the LOC104457358 gene encoding cysteine proteinase COT44: MAITTAPTVLAALLFLILASAALSDPASIIDYAAKGRTASAPRTDGEVVEMYELWLARHGKAYNGLGEREMRFEVFKDNLRFIDEHNSSQNRTYTLGLNKFADLTNDEYRAMYLGTRSEAKRRVMKSRNASRRYAVRAGDRLPEAVDWRLKGAVNPVKDQGTCGSCWAFSTVAAVEGINQIVTGELISLSEQELVDCDRKHNSGCNGGLMDYAFEFIIKNGGMDTEQDYPYNGIGGKCDASRVNSKVVTIDGYEDVPPYESALKKAVAHQPVSIAIEASGRAFQLYQSGVFTGECGISLDHGVIVVGYGSENGVDYWIVRNSWGTNWGEDGYIRMERNVVNNFFGKCGIVMEPSYPTKTSQNPTKSEWRTMTTLEVLEESVLATLS; the protein is encoded by the exons ATGGCGATAACAACCGCGCCGACCGTTCTCGCCgccctcctcttcctcattcTGGCCTCCGCAGCACTATCCGACCCCGCCTCCATCATCGACTACGCCGCCAAAGGCCGGACCGCCTCGGCCCCGAGGACCGACGGAGAGGTCGTGGAGATGTACGAGCTCTGGCTCGCGAGGCACGGCAAGGCGTACAACGGCCTCGGCGAGAGGGAGATGAGGTTCGAGGTGTTCAAGGACAACCTGAGGTTCATCGACGAGCACAACAGCTCTCAGAACAGGACGTACACCTTGGGCCTCAACAAGTTCGCCGACCTGACGAACGACGAGTACCGAGCCATGTACCTGGGGACGAGGAGCGAGGCCAAGCGCCGGGTGATGAAGTCCAGGAATGCCAGCAGGCGGTATGCTGTCCGAGCTGGGGACCGGTTGCCTGAGGCGGTGGACTGGCGGTTGAAGGGCGCGGTGAATCCGGTCAAGGATCAGGGAACTTGCG GAAGTTGCTGGGCGTTTTCGACAGTGGCGGCTGTGGAAGGAATAAATCAAATTGTGACGGGTGAATTGATTTCTCTATCAGAGCAAGAGCTGGTAGACTGCGATCGGAAGCACAATTCGGGCTGCAACGGAGGTCTCATGGACTATGCATTCGAGTTCATCATCAAGAACGGAGGGATGGACACTGAGCAGGACTACCCTTACAATGGCATCGGCGGAAAGTGTGACGCTTCTAGG gTGAATTCAAAGGTTGTCACGATTGATGGGTATGAAGATGTTCCGCCCTATGAGAGTGCGCTTAAAAAGGCTGTGGCACATCAACCAGTTAGCATCGCCATTGAAGCCAGTGGCAGGGCCTTCCAACTTTACCAATCT GGTGTATTCACTGGCGAATGTGGCATTTCCCTTGACCACGGAGTGATCGTTGTTGGGTATGGAAGCGAAAACGGAGTGGATTACTGGATAGTGAGGAACTCATGGGGCACCAACTGGGGCGAGGACGGTTACATCAGGATGGAACGCAACGTCGTCAACAACTTCTTTGGTAAGTGCGGCATTGTGATGGAACCCTCATACCCCACCAAGACCAGCCAAAACCCTACGAAATCAGAGTGGAGGACAATGACTACATTAGAAGTCCTTGAAGAGTCTGTTCTGGCTACTCTAAGCtaa
- the LOC104457359 gene encoding LOW QUALITY PROTEIN: F-box protein SKIP2-like (The sequence of the model RefSeq protein was modified relative to this genomic sequence to represent the inferred CDS: inserted 2 bases in 2 codons), with product MGQVPSSASSSPEPSHRGGAISSSHRLDSLPSLEFVSSFEDEEDAAAADEGAAAGYDYTGDLPDECLAHVFHFLGTGDRKRCSVVCRRWRRVDGESRHRLSLNAQADLLPSLPSVFSRFDAVTKLALRCDRKSVSLGDEALVLIXLRCRGLARLKLRGCREVTDLGVAAFAENCRQLRKLSCGSCSFGARAINAVLDHCVNLEELSIKRLRGIHDGAEPIGPGAAVKSLRSICLKELINGQCFGPLLVGARKLSTLKLIRCLGDWDNVLQTIGSSNPGLLEVHLERIQVSDGGLCGIANCKGIDSLHVVKVPECSNLGLSSIAENCRXLRKLHIDGWRINRIGDEGLVEVAKQCLQLQELVLIGVSVTHSSLAVIGSNCRKLERLAFCGSDTVGDAEIACIAAKCEALKKLCIKNCPITDVGIESLAQGCPNLVKIKVRKCRGVSGQVVELLKERRGSLVFNLDACGIEALDEIRGVQESAMEFPPVSASDVPSSSNERSMLFRAKLGLFAGRNLVACTFRRWSNSENSTNGNL from the exons atGGGGCAGGTCCcgtcctccgcctcctcctccccgGAGCCCAGCCACCGCGGCGGGGCGATCTCCTCCAGCCACCGCCTCgactccctcccctccctcgaGTTCGTCTCGTCGTTCGAGGACGAGgaggacgccgccgccgccgacgaggGGGCCGCCGCCGGGTACGACTACACCGGCGACCTCCCCGACGAGTGCCTCGCCCACGTGTTCCACTTCCTCGGCACCGGCGACCGGAAGCGGTGCTCCGTCGTGTGCCGGCGGTGGCGCCGCGTCGACGGGGAGAGCCGGCACCGGCTCTCGCTGAACGCGCAGGCCGACCTGCTCCCGTCGCTCCCCTCCGTGTTCTCCCGCTTCGACGCCGTCACGAAGCTCGCGCTCCGGTGCGACCGGAAGTCGGTCAGCCTGGGCGACGAGGCGCTGGTCCTGA TCCTCCGGTgccgcggcctcgcccggctcAAGCTCCGCGGCTGCCGCGAGGTCACCGATCTCGGGGTCGCGGCCTTCGCCGAGAACTGCCGGCAGCTGAGGAAGCTCTCCTGCGGGTCGTGCTCGTTCGGCGCGAGGGCCATCAATGCGGTGCTCGACCACTGCGTGAATCTGGAGGAGCTGTCCATCAAGCGCCTCAGGGGAATCCACGACGGCGCCGAGCCCATCGGGCCGGGAGCCGCGGTGAAGTCGCTGAGATCCATTTGCTTGAAGGAGCTCATCAATGGTCAGTGCTTCGGTCCTCTCCTGGTCGGAGCGAGAAAGCTCTCGACTTTGAAGTTGATTCGCTGTCTGGGCGATTGGGACAATGTTCTCCAGACAATTGGGAGCTCAAATCCAGGTCTATTAGAAGTTCATTTGGAGAGAATTCAGGTGAGCGATGGCGGTCTTTGCGGGATCGCGAACTGCAAGGGTATCGACAGTCTGCATGTCGTGAAGGTCCCCGAGTGTTCGAATTTAGGTCTTTCTAGCATTGCTGAGAATTGCA CACTGAGGAAGCTCCACATTGATGGGTGGAGGATAAACAGGATAGGCGACGAGGGTCTGGTCGAGGTCGCCAAGCAGTGCCTCCAGTTGCAGGAGCTGGTCCTGATCGGCGTCAGCGTGACCCATTCTAGCTTGGCCGTGATCGGTTCCAATTGCAGGAAATTGGAAAGGTTAGCCTTCTGTGGGAGCGACACGGTCGGTGATGCGGAGATTGCGTGCATTGCCGCCAAGTGCGAGGCCCTGAAGAAGCTCTGCATTAAGAATTGCCCCATTACTGATGTCGGGATCGAATCCCTTGCTCAGGGGTGTCCCAATCTGGTGAAGATTAAGGTGAGGAAGTGCAGGGGAGTGAGCGGGCAAGTGGTGGAGCTGTTGAAGGAGCGGAGAGGGTCCCTGGTCTTCAATTTGGATGCCTGTGGAATCGAAGCATTGGACGAAATCAGAGGAGTTCAAGAAAGTGCGATGGAGTTCCCTCCCGTGAGTGCTTCCGACGTGCCGTCGAGTAGCAATGAGAGGTCAATGTTGTTCAGGGCGAAGCTAGGTCTTTTTGCGGGTAGGAATTTAGTGGCCTGCACCTTCAGGAGGTGGTCAAATAGTGAAAATAGCACCAATGGAAACTTGTGA